The following proteins are encoded in a genomic region of Alnus glutinosa chromosome 8, dhAlnGlut1.1, whole genome shotgun sequence:
- the LOC133876306 gene encoding uncharacterized protein LOC133876306 translates to MADGTRMNQLMETVAALKKTVEKNEAQAAKNYSELQSKLDGIAPELLKTMEGSSSMGERKFEQLLEKVSSLAQAVEAIKLPSQSTFVLGETSGAARGSAEFVPLVMLQTGRSSDLVQPPAFRNQQSVEIRSSEDQLLQAPRVPANQGLPPPVGGEFQIGQFPQGPLPSLHQHQFTEHRQAEDRFAGRSAFHTAPQYQFPPPQYDLPPRDRNSMYDYHGGDHGGITTRSVCIDFPKFDGCDPVGWIYRANKFFNFHRIPYNQMLMLASIHMEGKALVWYQDMDMAGALPNWEVLTHAWLERFGPTCYDDPMESLTRLKQVSSVEEYKESFEAISNRLRGISDYNKLSCFLSGLKDEIRLPVRMFNPPTLLAAYGLAKVQEEHVLLGRKSYRSVFNSGVPKPGITPTTPLPTTPLKAAIPIQKYGHKCQNPKLFLLDTEELVEELELAAQSELEEQGLDLIDFNYADSKPEISLQAITGSAHPKTMRVLGRINGQQLVILIDSGSTHNFLDANVAKKARILLDKDCQIRVKVANGEEVISEGKCNAVHLQLEKLTFKVDAYVIILAGCDMLQGLVAPKLWEEAPFPKSLLESQKGLMLHLLENVGDLVETELDAAISQVLTDFTDIFAEPKGLPPSRTHDHAILLKPDSQPVYVRPYRYPYFQKAEIERIVRELLDFGVIQPSQSPFSSPVLLVRKADGSWRMCMDYRAFNKETIKDKFPIPVIDELLDELHGSRVFSKLDLRSGYHQIRVKPEDIPKTAFRTHEGHYEFLVMPFGLTNAPSTFQSLMNDIFRHYLRKFILVFFDDILVYSPTMQAHSQHLKLTLEVLRAHQLFAKRSKCKFGCLEIDYLGHLISAEGVKADGKKLVVMAEWPRPQSLKALRGFLGLTGYYRKFVRGYGSITAPLTDLLKKNAFGWNTKAEEAFVALKEAMTNPPVLILPDFGKPFLIECDASGGGIRAVLMQEQRPIAFFSQVLKGRFLALSTYEKELVALKIGTPMQQKWITKLLGYDFVVEYKKGRDNSVADALSRRDEDTDQEFTISVISYPTLEWLEDLRRSYTSDPHMQALLQQYQEGKLSHIKFSLRDGILLYKQRLYVGESLRDQILHFVHASPLAGHAGYDKTIYRRVKAENVSPAGLLQPLPIPERPWSSISMDFIEGLPLSGGFSVIWVVVDRLTKYAHFLALKHPYTADKLAQLFLSQLFKLDGLPHSIILDRDTVFTSKFWTEIFKAQGVFLAFSTAYHPQSDGQSEAPYRQLSVAWRRNLKLSPRFYGPFKILQKVGTVAYRLDLPKSSLLHPIFHVSQLKLKIGRSVEAISQLPPINAQGIIQPEPAEVLDRRSRRVHHRAVAELLIRWEGQPASEATWEPYHRLKTSYPHLVGKVL, encoded by the exons ATGGCTGACGGTACTAGGATGAACCAGTTGATGGAAACCGTAGCTGCTTTGAAGAAAACTGTGGAAAAAAATGAGGCACAGGCAGCCAAGAATTACTCTGAATTGCAGTCAAAGCTGGATGGAATTGCTCCTGAATTGCTGAAGACGATGGAAGGATCCAGCAGTATGGGCGAGCGTAAGTTTGAGCAGTTGCTGGAGAAAGTTTCTTCTCTCGCCCAGGCTGTGGAGGCTATTAAACTGCCTTCGCAATCCACATTTGTGCTTGGAGAGACTTCCGGTGCTGCAAGAGGAAGTGCTGAATTCGTGCCTCTAGTAATGTTGCAGACGGGAAGGAGCTCAGATCTGGTGCAACCTCCTGCTTTCCGCAATCAGCAATCAGTTGAGATCAGATCTTCCGAGGATCAGCTTCTGCAAGCTCCTCGCGTTCCAGCAAATCAAGGATTGCCGCCTCCAGTTGGTGGAGAATTCCAGATCGGCCAGTTTCCGCAAGGACCATTGCCTTCCCTGCATCAGCATCAATTTACGGAGCACAGACAAGCTGAGGACCGATTCGCTGGTAGATCAGCTTTTCACACTGCTCCTCAGTATCAATTTCCTCCTCCTCAGTATGACCTACCTCCTAGAGACAGAAATTCAATGTATGACTATCACGGTGGGGACCATGGGGGCATTACAACCAGGTCAGTTTGtattgattttcctaaatttgaTGGTTGTGATCCGGTTGGATGGATCTATAGGGCGaataaatttttcaatttccatAGAATTCCCTATAACCAAATGTTGATGTTAGCCTCCATTCACATGGAAGGGAAAGCCCTAGTTTGGTATCAAGATATGGATATGGCCGGAGCATTACCTAATTGGGAGGTTCTTACCCATGCTTGGTTGGAGAGGTTTGGTCCTACTTGTTATGATGATCCTATGGAGTCCCTCACTAGGCTGAAACAAGTGTCTAGTGTGGAAGAGTATAAGGAAAGTTTTGAGGCCATTTCTAATCGTCTAAGAGGTATTAGTGATTACAACAAGCTGAGTTGTTTCCTCAGTGGTTTAAAGGATGAAATTAGACTACCGGTGCGTATGTTTAATCCTCCAACTTTATTAGCTGCTTATGGTTTGGCAAAGGTGCAAGAGGAGCATGTTTTGTTGGGAAGGAAGTCCTATAGGAGTGTGTTTAATTCAGGTGTTCCTAAACCTGGTATTACTCCCACTACTCCACTGCCTACCACACCTTTAAAAGCTGCCATTCCCATTCAGAAG TATGGTCATAAGTGTCAAAATCCTAAGCTGTTTTTGCTGGATACTGAGGAACTTGTGGAGGAACTGGAATTGGCAGCTCAATCGGAGTTAGAGGAGCAGGGCTTAGACCTTATTGACTTCAACTATGCTGATTCCAAACCAGAAATTTCCTTGCAAGCCATTACTGGCAGTGCTCACCCGAAGACTATGAGGGTGCTTGGGAGAATTAATGGTCAGCAATTAGTCATACTTATTGACAGTGGCAGTACACATAATTTTCTGGACGCTAATGTTGCTAAGAAGGCCAGAATATTGTTGGATAAGGATTGTCAAATCCGAGTAAAGGTGGCTAATGGGGAAGAGGTGATAAGTGAAGGGAAGTGTAATGCAGTTCATCTTCAGCTTGAGAAGTTGACTTTTAAGGTGGATGCTTATGTGATCATTTTGGCTGGATGTGACATG CTGCAGGGGTTGGTTGCTCCAAAATTGTGGGAAGAAGCTCCTTTTCCTAAGTCCCTGTTGGAGAGTCAAAAGGGCCTAATGCTTCATTTATTAGAAAATGTGGGAGATCTTGTGGAGACTGAACTGGACGCTGCTATTTCACAAGTTTTGACGGACTTTACTGACATTTTTGCTGAACCTAAGGGTTTACCACCCTCTAGGACACATGATCATGCCATCCTCTTAAAACCAGATTCCCAACCAGTCTATGTGAGGCCTTATCGCTATCCTTATTTCCAGAAAGCAGAGATTGAAAGGATTGTCAGGGAGCTCCTGGACTTTGGGGTCATCCAGCCCTCTCAAAGTCCTTTTTCTTCTCCCGTGTTGCTGGTTCGGAAAGCTGACGGCTCGTGGCGCATGTGTATGGATTATAGGGCTTTTAACAAGGAGACTATAAAGGATAAGTTTCCCATTCCGGTGATTGATGAACTCCTTGATGAGTTACATGGGTCGAGGGTGTTCTCTAAGCTGGACTTGAGGTCCGGCTATCACCAAATCAGGGTCAAGCCGGAAGACATTCCTAAAACCGCATTTCGGACACATGAAGGGCATTACGAGTTTTTGGTTATGCCTTTCGGCCTAACCAATGCTCCTTCTACCTTTCAAAGTTTGATGAACGATATTTTCCGCCATTATTTACGAAAatttattttggtgttttttgaTGATATCCTGGTGTACAGTCCTACTATGCAGGCCCATTCCCAACATCTAAAGCTGACTTTAGAGGTCCTGCGGGCTCACCAATTGTTTGCAAAAAGAAGTAAGTGTAAATTTGGCTGTTTGGAGATTGACTACCTGGGTCATCTCATTTCTGCCGAGGGGGTTAAGGCTGATGGTAAGAAGCTGGTGGTTATGGCAGAATGGCCTCGACCTCAGTCCTTAAAAGCATTACGGGGTTTCTTAGGACTTACCGGTTACTACCGTAAGTTTGTTAGGGGTTATGGTTCAATTACGGCTCCATTGACTGATTTGTTGAAGAAAAATGCCTTTGGCTGGAATACAAAGGCTGAGGAAGCGTTTGTAGCACTTAAGGAGGCTATGACCAATCCCCCGGTTCTCATTCTACCGGATTTTGGTAAACCCTTCTtgattgagtgtgatgcttcgGGCGGAGGTATCAGGGCAGTCTTAATGCAGGAACAAAGGCCGATAGCCTTTTTTAGCCAGGTCTTGAAAGGCCGGTTTTTAGCCTTATCTACTTACGAGAAAGAATTGGTGGCCTTG AAAATTGGCACCCCAATGCAACAGAAGTGGATTACTAAGTTGCTGGGGTATGACTTTGTTGTTGAATACAAGAAGGGTCGGGACAATTCTGTAGCTGATGCTCTTTCCAGGCGGGATGAGGACACAGACCAGGAGTTTACTATATCTGTGATTTCCTATCCTACTTTGGAATGGCTAGAAGATTTAAGGAGGAGTTATACCTCAGATCCTCATATGCAGGCTCTGCTGCAGCAGTATCAGGAAGGGAAGCTGTCTCACATAAAGTTCTCTCTCCGAGATGGAATTTTATTATACAAGCAGCGGCTTTATGTTGGAGAATCCTTGCGAGACCAGATCTTGCACTTTGTGCATGCTAGTCCGTTAGCCGGTCATGCAGGTTATGACAAAACTATTTACCGG AGGGTTAAAGCGGAGAATGTTTCTCCTGCTGGGCTGCTTCAACCCTTGCCTATTCCTGAACGACCTTGGTCTAGTATTTCTATGGACTTCATTGAAGGGCTTCCCCTTTCAGGTGGATTCAGTGTGATTTGGGTGGTAGTTGACAGACTGACTAAGTATGCTCACTTCTTAGCTCTCAAACACCCTTACACTGCGGATAAATTGGCCCAGCTGTTTCTCAGTCAGTTGTTTAAACTTGATGGACTTCCTCATTCGATCATTTTGGATAGGGACACTGTTTTCACTAGTAAGTTTTGGACTGAGATTTTTAAAGCACAGGGAGTTTTCCTAGCTTTCAGCACAGCTTACCATCCTCAGTCTGATGGTCAGTCTGAAGCT CCGTATCGCCAGCTTTCGGTTGCTTGGCGCCGTAACCTCAAGCTCTCTCCGCGTTTCTATGGTCCTTTCAAGATCCTTCAGAAGGTGGGTACTGTCGCTTATCGTCTGGATCTTCCGAAGAGCTCTCTCCTCCATCCGATTTTTCACGTTTCTCAGCTTAAGCTGAAGATTGGCCGCTCGGTTGAAGCTATTTCTCAGCTTCCCCCCATCAACGCTCAAGGGATCATTCAGCCTGAGCCTGCAGAAGTTCTAGATCGTCGGTCTCGCCGAGTCCATCATCGGGCTGTGGCGGAGCTCTTGATTCGCTGGGAGGGACAGCCAGCTTCAGAGGCCACTTGGGAGCCGTATCACCGCTTGAAGACATcttacccacaccttgtgggcaaggtgttgtGA
- the LOC133874853 gene encoding 2S seed storage albumin protein-like, which translates to MASLATLAALLAALLLVAHAAAFHTTVTTVDVDENIENQQRRGESCREQVQRQQNLNHCQRYMRQQCESGSYEDGNQQQHLQQCCQQLRRMDEQCRCEGLRQVVRQQQGELRGEEMREMVECARHLPNQCRLSPQHCEIRSAWF; encoded by the coding sequence ATGGCCAGCCTCGCAACCTTAGCAGCTCTTCTTGCAGCCCTTTTGTTGGTGGCGCATGCCGCTGCCTTCCACACCACCGTAACAACTGTAGACGTCGATGAGAACATTGAGAATCAGCAGAGGCGAGGCGAGAGCTGCCGCGAGCAGGTTCAGCGTCAACAGAATCTCAACCACTGCCAGCGATATATGAGGCAACAATGCGAGTCCGGGAGTTACGAAGACGGCAACCAACAGCAGCATTTACAGCAGTGCTGCCAACAGTTGAGGAGGATGGACGAGCAGTGCCGATGTGAGGGGTTGAGGCAGGTGGTAAGGCAGCAGCAGGGTGAGCTCCGAGGTGAGGAAATGCGGGAGATGGTGGAGTGTGCGAGGCACTTGCCAAATCAATGCCGCCTCAGCCCCCAGCATTGTGAGATTCGCTCCGCCTGGTTCTAG